A stretch of the Xyrauchen texanus isolate HMW12.3.18 chromosome 20, RBS_HiC_50CHRs, whole genome shotgun sequence genome encodes the following:
- the LOC127660821 gene encoding protein LBH-like, with product MTEVMISAAPMDDMRRSPSKDRLTFQIFPDPSDFDCCCKLKDRLPSIVVEPTDGEVESGELRWPPDEFLVSEEEEEEQDGKVQTGLNVREN from the exons ATGACTGAAGTGATGATCAGCGCCGCACCGATGGATGACATGAGGCGGAGTCCCAGCAAAGACCGTCTCACATTCCAG ATCTTTCCAGACCCGTCAGACTTTGATTGCTGCTGTAAATTGAAAGATCGTCTGCCGTCCATTGTGGTGGAACCAACAGACGGTGAGGTGGAGAGCGGCGAGCTGCGCTGGCCTCCAGATGAGTTCCTTGTAagtgaagaggaagaggaagagcaaGACGGAAAGGTCCAGACTGGTCTCAATGTTCGAGAGAATTAA